From Triticum aestivum cultivar Chinese Spring chromosome 4A, IWGSC CS RefSeq v2.1, whole genome shotgun sequence, a single genomic window includes:
- the LOC123085488 gene encoding uncharacterized protein isoform X1 has translation MVNVNWELQSCCQHNQVVFIAAVGVSTVVILALWRTFLLTPFKLITVFLHETSHALACKLTCGDVEGMQVHANEGGVTQTRGGIYWIILPAGYLGSSFWGMVFILSSTHLLATRIAAGCFILALIIVLFVAKNWFLRWLCIGFIIFIAVVWVIQEFTTFHVLKYVILFIGVMNSLFSVYDIYDDTISRRVNSSDAEKFAEICPCPCNGVGWGVIWGFISFIFLCASIYLGLVILS, from the exons ATGGTGAACGTCAACTGGGAGCTGCAGAGCTGCTGCCAGCACAACCAGGTCGTCTTCATCGCCGCCGTCGGCGTCTCCACCGTCGTCATCCTCGCC CTGTGGAGGACGTTCCTGCTCACGCCTTTCAAGCTCATCACCGTCTTCCTCCACGAGACCAGCCACGCCCTCGCCTGCAAGCTCACCTGCGGAGAT GTTGAGGGCATGCAGGTCCATGCTAATGAGGGTGGTGTTACACAAACTCGCGGTGGCATTTACTGGATAATCTTGCCTGCTGGAT ATCTGGGTTCATCATTTTGGGGAATGGTGTTCATACTTTCATCTACACATCTCCTAGCTACAAGAATTGCGGCTGGTTGCTTCATACTTGCATTAATTATTGTTCTCTTTGTTGCCAAAAAT TGGTTTCTGCGCTGGCTCTGCATTG GTTTCATCATATTCATTGCTGTTGTCTGGGTTATACAAGAATTTACAACTTTCCATGTTCTGAAGTATGTTATTCTATTCATAG GTGTTATGAATAGCTTATTTTCAGTTTACG ATATCTATGATGACACCATATCCCGAAGAGTGAATTCAAGTGATGCTGAGAAATTTGCTGAAATCTGCCCTTGCCCTTGCAATGGCGTTGGATGGGGTGTTATATG GGGATTCATCTCATTTATTTTTCTCTGTGCGTCGATATATCTTGGACTGGTTATATTGTCCTGA
- the LOC123085488 gene encoding uncharacterized protein isoform X2, which produces MQVHANEGGVTQTRGGIYWIILPAGYLGSSFWGMVFILSSTHLLATRIAAGCFILALIIVLFVAKNWFLRWLCIGFIIFIAVVWVIQEFTTFHVLKYVILFIGVMNSLFSVYDIYDDTISRRVNSSDAEKFAEICPCPCNGVGWGVIWGFISFIFLCASIYLGLVILS; this is translated from the exons ATGCAGGTCCATGCTAATGAGGGTGGTGTTACACAAACTCGCGGTGGCATTTACTGGATAATCTTGCCTGCTGGAT ATCTGGGTTCATCATTTTGGGGAATGGTGTTCATACTTTCATCTACACATCTCCTAGCTACAAGAATTGCGGCTGGTTGCTTCATACTTGCATTAATTATTGTTCTCTTTGTTGCCAAAAAT TGGTTTCTGCGCTGGCTCTGCATTG GTTTCATCATATTCATTGCTGTTGTCTGGGTTATACAAGAATTTACAACTTTCCATGTTCTGAAGTATGTTATTCTATTCATAG GTGTTATGAATAGCTTATTTTCAGTTTACG ATATCTATGATGACACCATATCCCGAAGAGTGAATTCAAGTGATGCTGAGAAATTTGCTGAAATCTGCCCTTGCCCTTGCAATGGCGTTGGATGGGGTGTTATATG GGGATTCATCTCATTTATTTTTCTCTGTGCGTCGATATATCTTGGACTGGTTATATTGTCCTGA